The proteins below come from a single Methanobrevibacter sp. genomic window:
- a CDS encoding (R)-citramalate synthase: MKIEVLDTTLRDGEQTPGISLNAVKKLRIATKLDEIGVNSIEAGSAITSEGEREAIKLITSQGLNAEIVSFSRTLIKDVDYCLECDVDAVNVVVPTSDLHLQYKLKKSQSEMLEDAVKVVEYAKDHGLVVELAAEDSTRTDIEYLRKIFKATIDAGADRICPCDTLGILTPLKSFNFYRKFNDLGVPLSAHCHNDFGLAVANTLSAIDGGATRFHGTINGLGERAGNAAIEEVVVSLSTLYKYSDDDDESKYTTDIKINQLYSTSKLVSRLSNAYLAPNKPIVGENAFAHESGIHADGVIKNSATYEPIMPELVGHRRKFVVGKHVGTKGLDNRLKELGLEVNKDQLNEIFLKVKDLGDKGKTVTDTDLEAIAEHVLNIEQEKKINLDELTIVSGNKIRPTASIKMNIEDKEVIEADVGIGPVDAAINAVNKGIQNFADIKLEEYHVDAVTGGTDALIEVIVKLSSGDKIISARATEPDIINASVEAYIDGVNRLLEDNHFSLDKKQSKKNKK, from the coding sequence ATGAAGATAGAAGTATTGGACACTACATTAAGGGATGGGGAACAGACCCCGGGAATCTCTTTGAATGCAGTGAAGAAATTAAGGATAGCTACCAAATTGGATGAAATAGGGGTCAATTCCATTGAAGCTGGATCAGCCATTACATCCGAAGGTGAAAGGGAAGCTATTAAACTTATCACATCACAGGGATTGAATGCGGAAATCGTCAGCTTTTCCAGAACATTGATTAAGGATGTGGATTACTGCCTTGAATGTGATGTGGATGCTGTGAATGTTGTGGTTCCGACTTCTGACTTGCATTTGCAATACAAATTGAAGAAATCCCAAAGCGAAATGCTTGAGGATGCGGTTAAGGTAGTTGAATATGCTAAGGACCATGGGCTTGTAGTGGAGCTTGCAGCTGAAGACTCAACCAGAACAGACATTGAATATTTAAGGAAAATATTCAAGGCAACAATCGATGCAGGAGCGGACAGGATCTGCCCATGTGACACTTTAGGAATCCTGACACCTTTGAAATCATTCAATTTCTATAGGAAATTCAACGATTTGGGAGTTCCATTAAGCGCTCACTGCCATAATGACTTCGGCCTAGCAGTGGCCAATACACTATCCGCAATTGATGGAGGAGCCACCAGATTCCACGGAACAATCAACGGTCTTGGTGAGAGAGCTGGAAATGCAGCCATTGAAGAGGTTGTAGTCTCATTAAGCACATTATACAAGTACAGTGACGATGACGATGAAAGCAAATATACAACAGACATCAAAATAAACCAACTTTACAGCACTTCCAAATTGGTTTCAAGATTAAGCAATGCCTATTTGGCTCCAAACAAACCTATTGTAGGGGAAAACGCATTTGCACATGAATCCGGAATTCACGCTGATGGAGTGATAAAGAACAGCGCAACCTATGAACCTATCATGCCTGAGCTTGTAGGCCACAGACGAAAATTTGTTGTAGGAAAACATGTGGGAACAAAAGGTTTGGACAACAGATTGAAGGAATTGGGCCTTGAAGTGAACAAGGACCAATTGAATGAAATCTTCCTTAAGGTGAAAGACCTTGGAGACAAGGGAAAGACCGTTACAGACACTGATCTGGAAGCTATTGCAGAGCATGTACTGAACATTGAACAGGAAAAGAAAATCAATCTGGATGAGCTTACAATCGTTTCAGGAAACAAGATAAGGCCAACAGCTTCCATCAAGATGAACATTGAGGATAAGGAAGTGATTGAAGCGGATGTTGGTATCGGTCCTGTCGATGCGGCCATCAATGCAGTGAATAAGGGAATCCAGAACTTTGCAGACATCAAGCTTGAAGAGTACCACGTAGATGCGGTTACCGGAGGTACAGATGCATTGATTGAAGTAATCGTAAAGCTAAGTTCAGGAGACAAGATCATTTCTGCAAGGGCAACTGAACCTGACATCATCAATGCAAGTGTGGAAGCATACATTGACGGTGTGAACAGATTGCTCGAAGACAATCATTTTTCCTTGGATAAAAAGCAAAGCAAGAAAAATAAAAAATAA
- a CDS encoding EhaG family protein: MVVSIVPQFVPAFYSSMYTTVLYGGLIVAFIGLIGIAMEKRDIQVLILTDIVGLAMLIVVAAVGTDLSEALILPGLVVELAEIMAISEILISREMRKKDADTSFAPMPLDIGMEIMTTAPNFIALLLIGYGVFLSGFTGGAVAGGGIVIYVLSRKVRGLPIVVLDGVGAISGVSWCLWIIGFLLFFLMPQYWLLSLFLAALGLLLKVASKIGLIGILMREEYGRK; this comes from the coding sequence ATGGTCGTTAGTATAGTTCCTCAATTTGTTCCTGCTTTCTACAGCTCAATGTATACAACAGTTTTGTATGGCGGTTTGATTGTAGCTTTCATTGGCTTGATTGGAATTGCAATGGAGAAAAGGGATATTCAAGTCCTCATACTTACTGACATAGTAGGTTTAGCTATGCTTATTGTTGTGGCGGCTGTGGGAACTGATTTATCTGAAGCCCTTATCCTTCCTGGTCTGGTAGTTGAATTGGCAGAGATCATGGCAATATCAGAGATTCTAATATCCCGTGAAATGAGAAAGAAAGATGCAGATACCTCATTTGCACCAATGCCTTTGGATATAGGCATGGAAATTATGACAACAGCGCCTAATTTCATTGCTCTACTGTTAATAGGATATGGTGTATTCCTATCCGGCTTTACCGGTGGTGCAGTAGCTGGTGGAGGTATTGTAATATATGTATTAAGCAGAAAGGTAAGAGGATTGCCAATAGTTGTTCTCGATGGTGTTGGAGCGATTTCAGGCGTATCCTGGTGCCTATGGATAATCGGTTTCCTATTGTTCTTCCTCATGCCACAATATTGGCTGCTCAGCTTATTCTTGGCTGCTTTAGGATTGCTCTTGAAAGTGGCTTCCAAGATTGGATTGATTGGAATCCTGATGAGAGAGGAATACGGTAGAAAGTGA
- the ehaA gene encoding energy-converting NiFe hydrogenase A subunit EhaA: MISIGANGFQYFVNYIVAILVAIALALALRLPLLPENPIRFSWTKSALFPTPVFAIGILAIFYSLNVFWIYDGIVIAILTGIFSALFVKYLFDYIFPSPQGGAE, encoded by the coding sequence ATGATTAGTATAGGTGCTAATGGATTTCAATATTTTGTGAATTATATAGTGGCTATTTTAGTAGCGATAGCCTTAGCCTTAGCTTTAAGATTGCCACTTCTTCCGGAAAATCCAATCAGGTTTTCCTGGACCAAAAGCGCACTATTTCCAACTCCTGTATTTGCTATAGGAATATTGGCTATTTTTTATTCATTGAATGTATTCTGGATTTATGATGGAATAGTGATTGCAATATTAACAGGCATCTTTTCAGCTCTTTTTGTAAAGTATCTATTCGATTATATCTTCCCAAGCCCTCAAGGGGGTGCTGAATGA
- a CDS encoding DegT/DnrJ/EryC1/StrS family aminotransferase produces MNLKFKKPSKETQFAMSKVAAGEDNQDYFTLAEDKLASTTGHSYAKLVSSGNSAILCAMNSIDGAILIPDQGGWNGFKQMAKFLNKDLITVRTNHGLIDLDNLNESIISSSEDGIIDLNDENNKSALFLTSFAAYTAEQDIKAICDFAHKNNMLVVEDASGAIGDYEKRLANGNNSDVIIGSTGSPKIVNVEDGGFITTNDKTLFEKSNLLLKTNKASNITACGICNELDFAEKNLKKTIDACSYLKEKIEDETNFEVFHNDKRGINVIIKTEDPKSLSYRLRQEFVLDSHGMITKCPNYNRLKEKAVALEIKNLDISCLDYENLDSISNIIKRYD; encoded by the coding sequence ATGAATCTTAAATTTAAAAAACCATCAAAGGAAACTCAATTTGCTATGTCTAAAGTGGCTGCTGGTGAGGATAATCAGGATTATTTCACCTTGGCTGAAGACAAATTAGCCAGCACAACAGGTCACAGCTATGCTAAATTAGTCTCTAGCGGCAATTCCGCTATCTTATGTGCTATGAATTCAATTGATGGTGCTATCCTAATTCCAGACCAAGGAGGATGGAATGGATTCAAGCAAATGGCCAAATTTTTAAATAAGGATTTGATTACAGTCAGAACCAATCATGGTTTAATTGATTTGGATAATCTTAACGAATCAATTATCTCATCATCAGAAGATGGCATAATTGATTTGAATGATGAAAATAATAAATCTGCTCTGTTTTTAACAAGCTTTGCAGCTTATACTGCAGAACAGGACATTAAGGCAATTTGTGATTTCGCTCATAAAAACAATATGCTTGTTGTAGAGGATGCGTCAGGAGCTATTGGAGATTATGAGAAAAGATTGGCAAATGGAAACAATTCAGATGTCATAATTGGATCTACAGGATCTCCAAAAATAGTGAATGTTGAAGATGGGGGATTCATTACAACAAATGATAAAACTCTTTTTGAAAAATCAAATCTTCTTCTAAAGACAAATAAGGCAAGCAATATAACCGCTTGTGGAATCTGTAATGAATTGGATTTTGCAGAAAAAAACCTTAAGAAGACAATCGATGCTTGTTCATACCTTAAAGAAAAAATAGAAGATGAAACTAATTTTGAAGTATTCCATAATGATAAAAGGGGAATAAATGTTATTATAAAAACAGAAGATCCTAAATCATTATCCTATAGATTGCGCCAGGAATTTGTATTGGATAGTCATGGAATGATTACCAAGTGTCCAAATTATAATAGGTTGAAAGAAAAGGCAGTGGCTTTAGAGATTAAAAATTTGGATATTTCCTGTCTTGATTATGAAAATTTGGATTCCATTTCAAATATAATCAAGAGATATGATTAA
- a CDS encoding DUF2108 domain-containing protein: protein MLEIITVTTISIALMIIGAIGVVLLKKPLDKVIMVSVLEAGLVLAIVSFKYLDVAFLTAVLDPLSIIVFLLALIKINEVRKSKLEDYSTLDKMIQSNENKERNSEGGK from the coding sequence ATGTTAGAGATTATTACAGTGACAACAATATCAATTGCTTTGATGATAATAGGTGCCATTGGAGTTGTCCTTCTTAAGAAACCATTGGATAAGGTAATTATGGTTTCAGTCTTAGAGGCCGGTTTGGTCTTGGCTATTGTCAGCTTTAAATACTTGGATGTGGCTTTTTTAACAGCTGTTCTTGATCCGTTGTCCATTATCGTGTTCTTGCTTGCTTTAATCAAAATCAATGAAGTTCGCAAATCCAAATTGGAAGACTATTCCACCCTTGATAAGATGATTCAAAGCAATGAGAATAAAGAAAGAAACTCTGAAGGTGGTAAATGA
- a CDS encoding GMP synthase subunit A: MTILVINNKGQYNHRIQRSLQYLRIPSELISNESSIEELEAKDPIGLILGGGPSIDGVGNAAEYIKHFDIPILGICLGHQLIAKTFGGEVSTSDTESYAQVKINLLDTSNLFKGLESPLDVWSSHKDEVHTLPEDFDIIASSSLCDIEAMKHKEKEIYGIQFHPEVHHTPKGEFIFRNFYEICRNFEK, translated from the coding sequence ATGACAATTTTAGTTATTAATAACAAAGGACAATACAACCATAGGATTCAAAGAAGCCTGCAATACCTCAGGATTCCTTCTGAACTGATCAGCAATGAGTCATCCATTGAAGAACTGGAAGCTAAAGATCCTATCGGTTTGATTTTAGGTGGAGGTCCTTCCATTGATGGTGTGGGAAATGCTGCAGAATACATTAAGCATTTTGATATTCCTATTCTTGGCATCTGCTTAGGTCATCAGTTAATAGCTAAAACCTTTGGTGGTGAAGTTTCAACTTCAGACACTGAAAGTTATGCCCAAGTAAAAATTAATCTTTTAGACACTTCCAATCTCTTTAAAGGTCTTGAATCTCCTCTTGATGTTTGGAGCTCTCATAAGGATGAAGTTCACACTCTTCCTGAAGACTTTGACATTATCGCAAGCTCTTCCCTTTGTGACATCGAAGCCATGAAACATAAGGAAAAAGAGATTTATGGAATCCAGTTCCATCCGGAGGTTCATCATACTCCTAAAGGGGAATTCATCTTTAGGAATTTTTATGAGATTTGTCGCAATTTTGAAAAATAA
- the cgi121 gene encoding KEOPS complex subunit Cgi121, producing the protein MEYNKELANLDNVEILGFTGEIESIPKTLDQIDNIRNSCCDVGIIQLMNADAIAGKEHLQHGIIHAMNAFKRGDNLAKDLGIEILIRTSAQRQISKAFDILGLKEGKMNMAVVLIDCPDYFVDELSDIFFRDDAVLEADESILMKIYDIPEKELRNIHITDILIDKTSKLIVDQ; encoded by the coding sequence ATGGAATACAATAAGGAATTGGCTAATTTGGACAATGTTGAGATATTGGGATTTACTGGAGAGATAGAAAGCATTCCTAAAACATTAGATCAAATAGACAATATTAGAAATAGCTGTTGTGATGTTGGAATCATTCAACTGATGAATGCAGATGCAATAGCTGGAAAGGAACATCTACAGCATGGAATTATCCATGCGATGAATGCATTCAAAAGAGGGGACAATTTAGCTAAGGACTTAGGTATTGAAATTTTAATCAGAACATCTGCCCAAAGGCAAATCTCAAAGGCATTTGACATACTTGGCCTTAAGGAAGGGAAGATGAATATGGCGGTTGTCTTAATCGATTGTCCAGATTACTTTGTCGATGAATTATCCGATATCTTTTTTAGAGATGATGCTGTTTTAGAAGCCGACGAATCAATATTAATGAAGATATATGATATTCCTGAAAAAGAATTAAGGAATATCCATATAACAGACATATTAATTGATAAAACAAGCAAATTAATTGTAGACCAATAA
- a CDS encoding DUF2109 domain-containing protein yields MFIEIIGVITILMALRAVITKDRAEKLLYINVIGFCVSALIALYIQTPFGLVLAAAFFISSTIGANAIAYSLKDLEDEITYDKNIEEHKEN; encoded by the coding sequence ATGTTTATTGAAATTATTGGAGTTATTACAATTTTAATGGCTTTAAGAGCGGTAATAACCAAGGACAGAGCAGAAAAGTTACTTTACATAAATGTAATAGGATTCTGTGTTTCTGCATTGATTGCATTGTATATTCAAACTCCATTTGGTCTTGTATTAGCTGCCGCTTTCTTTATCTCTTCTACAATCGGGGCAAATGCAATTGCCTACAGCTTAAAGGATTTGGAAGATGAAATTACTTATGATAAGAATATAGAAGAGCATAAGGAAAACTGA
- the guaA gene encoding glutamine-hydrolyzing GMP synthase, whose protein sequence is MLSPKEFIEDATRKIKEEIGDEKTIIALSGGVDSSVCSVLTQEAIGDNLTAIFVNHGLLREGEAEQVCSVFEERLNFKYVDASDEFLSELEGVDDPEEKRKIIGRVFIEVFEREAQAVDAKYLVQGTIAPDWIETEGEIKTHHNMALPSGMVLKVVEPVRDLYKDEVREVGTELGLPDSIVQRQPFPGPGLGVRVVGALTRDNLAVCRAADAIVREEVEKAGLDKELWQYFAVLTDTKVTGVKGDERDFGYLVVIRLISSVDAMTATVPEMPWDVIRTISRRITSEVSEVTHVALSISDKPPSTIEFC, encoded by the coding sequence ATGTTAAGCCCAAAAGAATTTATTGAAGATGCTACCCGCAAAATCAAAGAGGAAATTGGCGATGAAAAAACCATTATAGCATTATCCGGTGGAGTTGACAGTTCAGTCTGTTCAGTCTTGACCCAAGAGGCCATTGGAGATAATCTGACTGCAATATTCGTTAACCATGGATTGCTTAGAGAAGGTGAAGCGGAACAGGTTTGCAGTGTTTTCGAAGAAAGGCTAAACTTCAAATATGTTGATGCGTCTGATGAATTTTTATCCGAACTTGAAGGTGTGGATGATCCTGAAGAGAAAAGGAAAATCATTGGAAGAGTCTTCATTGAAGTCTTTGAAAGGGAAGCACAAGCGGTTGATGCCAAATATTTGGTTCAAGGTACCATCGCTCCTGATTGGATTGAAACCGAAGGTGAAATCAAGACCCACCACAATATGGCATTGCCAAGCGGTATGGTTTTAAAGGTAGTTGAACCGGTTAGAGATTTATATAAGGATGAAGTAAGGGAAGTCGGAACTGAATTAGGTCTTCCTGACAGCATTGTACAAAGGCAGCCTTTCCCAGGTCCGGGACTTGGTGTAAGGGTTGTTGGAGCTTTAACAAGAGACAACTTGGCAGTTTGCAGAGCTGCAGATGCTATCGTAAGGGAAGAAGTGGAAAAAGCTGGCTTGGATAAGGAATTATGGCAATATTTCGCTGTACTTACCGACACTAAAGTGACTGGTGTAAAAGGAGACGAAAGAGACTTCGGCTATCTTGTTGTAATCAGATTGATCAGTTCTGTTGATGCGATGACTGCAACCGTTCCTGAAATGCCTTGGGATGTAATCAGAACCATTTCCAGAAGAATCACTTCTGAAGTTTCCGAAGTTACTCATGTTGCATTATCCATTAGCGATAAGCCACCTAGTACCATTGAATTCTGTTAA
- a CDS encoding EhaE family protein, whose translation MFNLALWVYVGLALAIFGSLATVWGPGVKDPVIRTINTEVASVGVSLILLTYNSTLALLTLIATTIIVTLILFRAISRLEEIGADV comes from the coding sequence ATGTTCAATCTGGCTCTTTGGGTTTATGTAGGTTTGGCACTTGCCATTTTCGGAAGCCTCGCTACAGTTTGGGGTCCTGGCGTAAAAGACCCTGTCATTAGGACCATCAATACTGAGGTGGCATCTGTAGGAGTTTCATTGATCTTACTTACTTACAATTCCACATTGGCTCTTTTGACTTTAATTGCAACTACAATTATCGTCACTTTAATCCTGTTCAGAGCTATTTCTCGATTGGAAGAGATAGGAGCTGATGTATGA
- a CDS encoding EhaF family protein, producing the protein MPKIAKLWNKLADPKNIPRLFALILGLLLIAGFLIPVGLDSDQLYTRPAPQSQMDAGLAIAPYDRGGEILESPGITEAQYPENSQNLGWINSYMTPIAEMLKDISPYFGTSICASPGGVIDEILYYTRGFDTILESSILMMAFIIASWLAINFTMDRKEEKSKGDIKEDVKRAIASSDRIATEVEESNRKARERQAKREFR; encoded by the coding sequence ATGCCTAAAATAGCTAAATTATGGAATAAGTTGGCAGATCCAAAGAACATTCCTAGACTATTTGCTCTAATCTTAGGCTTGCTCCTGATAGCGGGATTCCTGATTCCTGTAGGTTTGGATTCAGACCAACTCTATACCCGTCCAGCTCCTCAAAGCCAGATGGATGCAGGATTGGCTATCGCACCATATGACAGAGGTGGAGAGATTTTGGAAAGTCCTGGCATTACAGAAGCGCAGTATCCTGAAAATTCACAGAATCTAGGTTGGATCAATTCATATATGACTCCAATAGCTGAAATGCTGAAAGACATTTCCCCATACTTCGGAACAAGTATCTGCGCATCTCCTGGTGGAGTCATCGATGAAATCCTTTACTATACAAGAGGTTTTGACACAATCCTTGAGTCCTCTATCCTCATGATGGCATTCATCATTGCATCATGGCTTGCAATAAACTTTACCATGGACAGAAAAGAGGAAAAATCCAAAGGGGATATCAAGGAAGATGTGAAGAGAGCCATTGCAAGTTCTGACAGAATAGCCACTGAAGTCGAAGAAAGCAATCGTAAAGCTCGCGAAAGACAAGCTAAAAGGGAGTTCAGGTGA
- a CDS encoding SDR family oxidoreductase yields the protein MENKEIVVTGGCGFIGSHIVEELLENNKVTVIDNLSSGKMENLENPNHENLTLIKEDLMDCDLEEILKGKDYVFHLAAKVSVPGSVDEPLDYNLTNVDATLKLLIACKNNKIKKIVFSSSSAVYGDNPNMPLKETELPMPSSPYAAQKASGELYLKSFLESYGLNYVALRYFNVFGPRQDENSPYAAVIPKFISSILKGENPVIYGDGEQSRDFIFVKEIAKANIKAAESDYNGIFNVALGKSMTINQLFNIVSDVLESELKAKYLDERPGDIKHSLADISNLENINFKPEEDKFEEQLRETVEWFREQME from the coding sequence ATGGAAAATAAGGAAATTGTAGTTACTGGAGGATGTGGATTCATAGGTTCACACATTGTTGAGGAGCTATTGGAAAACAACAAAGTAACCGTCATAGACAACCTATCCTCAGGAAAAATGGAAAATCTGGAAAATCCGAATCACGAAAACCTCACATTAATAAAGGAAGACCTTATGGATTGTGATTTGGAAGAGATCTTAAAGGGAAAGGACTATGTCTTCCACCTTGCAGCCAAGGTAAGCGTGCCTGGAAGCGTTGATGAACCATTGGATTACAATCTGACAAACGTTGACGCCACATTGAAACTGCTCATTGCCTGCAAAAACAACAAGATCAAGAAGATTGTCTTTTCATCATCTTCTGCAGTTTATGGAGACAATCCGAACATGCCACTTAAGGAAACTGAACTTCCTATGCCTTCCTCCCCTTATGCAGCTCAAAAGGCAAGTGGGGAATTGTATTTGAAATCCTTCCTTGAAAGCTACGGCTTGAATTATGTTGCTCTTCGATATTTCAATGTCTTTGGTCCTAGACAAGATGAAAATTCACCTTATGCAGCGGTTATTCCTAAATTCATTTCCTCAATCTTGAAAGGTGAAAATCCGGTTATCTATGGAGATGGAGAGCAAAGCAGAGACTTTATCTTTGTAAAGGAAATTGCAAAGGCAAACATTAAAGCTGCCGAATCCGACTACAATGGAATATTCAATGTCGCATTAGGCAAATCAATGACAATCAATCAATTATTCAATATTGTAAGTGATGTTTTGGAATCAGAACTGAAAGCAAAATATCTGGATGAAAGACCAGGAGACATCAAACACTCACTTGCAGACATAAGCAATCTTGAAAACATAAACTTCAAACCTGAAGAGGATAAGTTTGAAGAACAGTTAAGGGAAACAGTAGAATGGTTTAGAGAACAAATGGAATAG